The Longimicrobiales bacterium nucleotide sequence GCCTACCAGGCACAGGCACAGCTGGCCGGCGAGCTGATCGTGAACAAGAGCGGTGAGGCCACGCCCATCACCGGAACCCTGTCAGGCACGCGCGGGCAGTACACGCTGATTGCCGGGCCCGTCATCCGACGCTTCGACATCGTGTCCGCGCAGGTCCGCTTCCGCGGCGAGCCATCGCCCAATCCCGCCATCGATGTCACCGCCCGTCGCATCGTCCTCGATCAGGAGGGTCGACAGCTGGACGTCGACGTGCGTATCACCGGCACCGCCGAGACGCCGACGCTCCAGCTCGCGGGCGGGCAGACCGGTCAGATCGCGGAATCCGAGCTGCTGAGCTTCCTGATGTTCGGTGCGTCCAGTTCCACGCTCGGCGGTGACGCCCTCCCGGGTGACCAGCTGCTGCAGCAGACGTACTTCGGCGGGTTCTTCGACCTGGTTTCGCTCGAGCTGGAACGCTCGCTCGGCGGCCTCGGGCTGGACATCCTCCAGGTGAACGTCGGGCAAAGCCTGCTGGGCGGTGAGGCGCCGACCACGATCGTGGCGGGCAAGCAGATCCTGCCGGACGTTTTCCTGACGCTGCAAACGGCTTTGGACGGTTTGTTCGGGGATGAGACGGATGTCGGCACGTTCGCGATACGCCTCGACTGGTCGTTCGATCGCCGCTCACGTCTGCGTCTCGCACTCGAACCGGTCTACCGCGGGCGCGGCCTGCGGTCGTCCGTGTTCGCGCTGCCGCTTCAGGACCCGCAGCAGCAGCTGCTCATCGAGCTGCGTCGGCGCTGGACGTATTGACGACCATCGCCGCGGCCCCCACCCGGGAGCCGCGGCGATGGTCGGATTCCTCCGCTTCAGGGCTAGACGGCGACGGCCGTCGGAGTGCCTGTATTGACGCTGAGGCTGCGCAGCGCCGCATCGAGCACGGCGGTGCGCACGCGATCGGTCGTCGCTTCCGAGAGCAGGCGTACCGGCTTCACGCACTCGTCGCCCTCGAATGCCGACAGGACATCATCGCAGCCCGGCCAGACGAACACGCATGACGCGTCGCGGCGCAGCTGCTGGAGGTCGGTTGCCGGGTCGGCAACCACGACGCGCGTCCGCTCCATGTTCGGCGCCCGCTGCCGCAGCGCGGACTCGACGCGCGACGCGATCCACTGACTGGGCACCGTCACGAGGATGGTGCCGCCGGCCGCACGCTCCATCAGACCGTGCAGCAGATCCAGCGACAGCGTTGCAATGATGAGCGGTCTGTGGGGCATCGCCATGCTCACCCGCGCCGCGTAATAGGGCGTCGTCACGGCGAACGAGGTGTGAGCGAACATCGACCCCCGGGCCGTCACTTCCGCGAGGCCGACCGGACGCGCGTCGATGCCCACGCACTCGCGGAGCTCTTCCGCCACGGTCCGGGCGGTGGCGGGGTCCTCCTCCACGACCGGGATCGGCGTCGCCTCCACCTCCGCGACTGCGCCGAACAGGCGCAGCACCGTATCGGTATCCAGCCCGAGCGCGCGCGCGCCATCGTACGTGTTCTTCAGCCACCGTCGCTGGAGCTTCTCCAGCGGGCCGCCCGCCCCGTTGCGCGATCCGTTCTCGCGCTCGTCGCGCAGGAACACACCGGATCGGGCCTTGACCTGCACCAGGCCCTCTTCTTCGAGCCGGTGGTAGGCGGCCGCGGCCGTCTTCCGGTCGACCGATTCGGCGTCGGCAATGTCGCGTATGCTTGGCAGGCGTTCGCCGGGCTGCCAGTTTCCGAAGTAGAGACCGGTGACGATCCGGTCGCGCAGCTGATCGACGATGACGGCGCCGGGTTGGGCTCGACTCATGGCAGGACCTCCGGTGATACGGACTCCATTGGGATCGCGCGGACGCAAGAAAAAGTCCACTACACTATTGCCGTGCACGCTCTTCTGAATCTCGCCCTCGTGCTGCAGGTCGGTGCGGCCCTGCCCGCCGACTCCGTCGAGGCGTTGCGCGATCGTGCCCGCCAGGCCGAGGCGCGATTCGAGCGGCTCTCCCGCCGCCTCGCGCCTCTGACCTGGACCGGCAACGCCGGCACCGAGTGTGACGAGATCGTCGGCCGGTTCTGTCTCCGGTTCGACTC carries:
- a CDS encoding translocation/assembly module TamB domain-containing protein, with the protein product AYQAQAQLAGELIVNKSGEATPITGTLSGTRGQYTLIAGPVIRRFDIVSAQVRFRGEPSPNPAIDVTARRIVLDQEGRQLDVDVRITGTAETPTLQLAGGQTGQIAESELLSFLMFGASSSTLGGDALPGDQLLQQTYFGGFFDLVSLELERSLGGLGLDILQVNVGQSLLGGEAPTTIVAGKQILPDVFLTLQTALDGLFGDETDVGTFAIRLDWSFDRRSRLRLALEPVYRGRGLRSSVFALPLQDPQQQLLIELRRRWTY
- a CDS encoding GntR family transcriptional regulator; translation: MSRAQPGAVIVDQLRDRIVTGLYFGNWQPGERLPSIRDIADAESVDRKTAAAAYHRLEEEGLVQVKARSGVFLRDERENGSRNGAGGPLEKLQRRWLKNTYDGARALGLDTDTVLRLFGAVAEVEATPIPVVEEDPATARTVAEELRECVGIDARPVGLAEVTARGSMFAHTSFAVTTPYYAARVSMAMPHRPLIIATLSLDLLHGLMERAAGGTILVTVPSQWIASRVESALRQRAPNMERTRVVVADPATDLQQLRRDASCVFVWPGCDDVLSAFEGDECVKPVRLLSEATTDRVRTAVLDAALRSLSVNTGTPTAVAV